Below is a window of Plasmodium gaboni strain SY75 chromosome 11, whole genome shotgun sequence DNA.
GGAAACcacaaataatattaaaaagattGACATccataataaaattattaataatgataataataataataataataataataataataattataataataattataatgataacATTATTCGaaatataacatttaaacatgttgataataaaaatgatgaaaatgaatgtattgattataatttatataatgagACTTTTATGGACATgaatatatcatataacAGCCTTATGAATGATAACATTAATGATGTTAGCATGcataacaataaaaatgaggactacaatataatgaataataattataatatatatatgtataataagaataaaaatcCCACAAAACcatattcaaaaaaattgttTACTGATAAGAATGAATATTCcaaaattaatataatagaaaatgattgtaataaatataagaagtataataatttgaaGGATAActtttatatgaataacaattataaaaatatatgtacaaATATGGattatgtaaaaaataaatcagaatattatatgaaacCTGATATGAAAGATAAACGTTATgcaaataataatatgtatgatgatttttttactattgaaaatatggaaaaatGTGATGAGAAAAAGGATTActtaaaaaatgaagaatataaCTACAATATGAATTGTAATAATAGGTTAACAACAAATGAAACATACAATTCTGGTACATATAATAGTGGtagttataataatacaagTTTCCATAGtacaaatattaataacaATCCTTATGATAATGTAAATTTTAAGAAATCCACTTATAATAATGGAATGTTTAGTAATGctacatataataattatacttataataatgcaattttttcaaacaatgtttataataataaaatggCAACAAATAGTATACCTAGTAGTAATATTcatagtaataataatattcatgTTAATAGAAGTTTTcatagtaataataattttgaCTTATATATGCCACATTCCCCTTTTGATGGTGctgaaaatattatttcaaaCAACAAAAAGAATATGAAAGATAATTCTTTTCAGGATGGAAAGCaaaaaaaagtatttaACACTTTGTGTGAGAATAACAATTCAGCgtttaataatttaaacAAAGAGTATATACGTGgaaataatatgaacacCTCCTCAATCAACGGAATTGTGAATAACAAAAAAGGtaaagaaaagaaaattatttttcatgatatggaaattaaaaaaagagaaaacAACATGATAAATGAAAACTTAATAGATAATCCTTCTGAACCTAATACAGGATTGTTGAGCAGTTTCGACTTTATGTCTTATCAGCcttataataaaaataatgataaggaacctaataataacaaaaataaaatgaatattaaaggaaattataaaatgaataataaattgAATAATCAAATGAATCATCATATTGATGttgatgatgatgaagCATTGAATAAAAGAAAGAAGAGTCATAACATTTTAAATAACAATCatgttataataaataagaaaGAATGTGGAAACTCAAATGATTTCGTAGCCAGGGACAATCACACATACAATAAGAATTTCATGGATAGTTATGATAATAAACATTTTGATGtcaataataataatgatgatgaaaatgataattatgatgaacataataattatgatgaaaatgataattatgatgaaaatgataattatgatGAACATAATGACTATGATGGCCATAATAACTATGAtgaacataataattatgatgGCCATAATAACTATGATGAACATAATAACTATGATGGAAATAATAACTATGATGGAAATAATAActatgatgaaaataataactatgatgaaaataataactATGATGGAAACAATAACTATgatcaaaataataactATGATGGAAATAATAACTATGATGATATGCATTATTATCATACAAATTCCAATATAACAAATACCCCAAGTAATAACTTTTTACTTGGAGATTCAATGAATGTAGACAATAAAATTGATAAGAATAATGAATTACATAATGAGCAAGAAGAAATAGAAAACGGAGGGGAAAATATACATGAAAATAAAgtatatgtaataaaacTTTTTTTTGGAAATTTAGCTCCTATAACTACAGAAAAAGATATGCACAATTTGTTTAGTAATTTTGGTAGATGCGATtcattaattatattaaaagataGAAGAAGTAAATCACGAGGATCTGGTTTTGTTACTTTTTATAACAGAGAGGAAGCAGTAAATGCCATAAAAtgtttaaataataaaataattttatcaGGTGCTCATAAACCATTGGAAGTTCGTTTCCCCgaaaataaagaagaaaagaaaataagAACCAAATTATTAAATGCAGCAAAATGGAAGGGTAAAAAAATTGCACCTAGTGGATGTCTACCAATAAGTACTGAGGATATATTAAACCAATCATCCTTAACAATGAATAGTACAAATAATATGTCCATCTTAAATGCGAATGATTCGTATAATATGTTTTcagaaaatgaaaatactgtagtatatgataataaagatatgaatcattatgataatgcaaatataaatcatttaaATTGGTCAGAACAATTTTCGGAGTTATGTAAAACGACTAGTGAAACAACAACTGAAACCttaaataatgattattttaataaaatggAAGAGCTTAAAATGGCTACATATAATCGTCTATATGGAAACGGACCTCATAAGAATTACACtgataatatgaatattaatttaatgTTACAAGGAAACTTGGGTGAATTTCTACCCAAATTTTTAATAGACAATAATATTAGTAGTGCAAATAATGCTTCTTCGTTTGGAAAGAGCaaagatattaataatgttattcagaatgatgataatatggatgataataataataataatgacaattattatgataataacaTTTTGGATATGAAAAATGGGACCGcaattaaatatttaaacaataaggaaaaaataatagatAATACAGTtgtgaataatatgaacaattataaagaaaaattagAAAGGTTCAATGAAAGatattatgaaaatgatTTAAGTTTCTTAAACTTTCCAACAACTGTAACACGTCATGATAAAAACCATCAAATagataaaagaaaaaactGTTTTGAAGCATATATAGACAATAacaattattttattgatAGTAATCTAAAGGAAgttatagaaaataatttatattcaaatatagATAAAGAGCAAATTCATAAAGGCCTAGAAGTAAACAAATCATCAAGCATAAATCATATAGTAAAAGAAGAAGTTGGTAGTATGATTCATGATaaggatatatatataaaaaagaagaagaatgaaaatataactaatggatataataatatgaatgtACATCATTTAGgttttaatttatttgatttaataaaaacTAATGATGATGTATTATtgaaaaatgaatatataaataataattctcTTAACCATGATATGGACAATATACTATTAGctaataataaaaaagataataataataataataataataataataaaaataataatgatagtaataataataataataataatatgaatagtAATAAATCTATAGATGATATGATACCTTATGAAAgtttgaaaaaaataaatgatttatataattttaagtataataatttttatgaagAATCAGTCAAACTTCTAGGAACTAACCTCACTGAAGATATAAGCTTAAATAACCCTGATgtaaattttaataaatatgatgaatatttaaatttatataaacaaaatgaaggaaataaaaaaacagaGGAACAGGAAGACcacacaaaaaaaaaagatgaacaaaataatgatttaCTATCCTTATTACCTCAAGATtttaataaagaagaattttatttaaatcttaaaaatatggaaaGAAATAATGATAGTTTAAGTGATGAaatgttaaaaaatttaatcaacctatatacaaaaaataaatcatcTATATTTACTTCCCATATGTTTAGTTATCTAAATAATGTTCTTTgtgaaataaataatgcTTTGGAAATATTCAACAAATTTAATGCAAATAGTTCCATCCAAAATAATAGTGATAATAGTACCAAAgaatagaaaataaaaaaaaaaaaaaattatatgagtatataaatgtgttcataataattattttttttttttttttaacatttttataatttcaaaaaattttttacttttatatttgtcttacatattaatactaatcataaataattattgaatataaaaaataatacatttacacaaaaatgaataaataaataaataaatatacatatataatatatgaataatattttgaattttttcttttgtccaaattatatataagttaCATGctattttttattataaaaaaatttttaaatatacaacttgtctttttaaaaataaattattaaaaatatgttcacaaaaaaaaaataaatacaatatatatatatatatatatatatatatatatatatatatttttatcattttaaaaatttataagTTAGCAAAACAATAcgtaaaaaaatattaaaaaaatgtcaatattttaaaattatatatcatatatgataagaaaaaggtgaaaaaaaaagcacatttataaatatgttcatatatttttgacATCACAAAGATACATAATAGCTGAATGGAATAtagtaaatatataagaaagCTTATCAATTTTTTCTGATGTACTTAAATTGTctatatacatatgtaaATGTAATGAATGActaattatattttgaatttCACCGAAAGAAATTGCTGCCACAAGAATGGAAATAAGTGTATCACTATTAATATCATAAATGGcaatattttgttcttttaaattattattttcagCTGATACAACTTcacatattattttacttatattatctaatatgtgtattttattaattgGATCATGATACTTTTCAATCTGTATATATTTCGAAAGGgtgaataaatatataaaataaatataaaaaaaatatgtagatattattatatgaaattttttatattgtatatgtataaatatatttaatatgtatatactATTACTtgattttattattttattttctttaactaacctttttaatatgaaaagaaattatttttatgtgaAAGAAACTAATATTTTCCAGCTGAAccttttttaaaaaagcACTTATGTCTTTTCTAAGATAAGCCATTTTTTGttgtattttatattcaatattttcataatttttaagTAGATGTTTCcatatatgtttataaaGAGATGAATACGTAAATTTAATCAAAGAAAGTTTAATATCTTTACCGTTTAGTTTTTGATTAgtattattttgatatgTTAATGTATCATCTACAATGTTTAGAATTTTTTTCCCaataaaattttcatatccttttactataatatatgtgtgtttaaattcattaagttgagaataaaaaaattctttacatttaatatttgtattaaaaaatatatttaaatcatttttataattattactatcattataaaaatgattatctttttctttattttctcctatatcataataagaaaaaaaattattttcttcattatcTTGAACCGTTAAGGGTTcattaataaaaatcactttgaaaaatttataattagCATTTGTTtcaatttttataatttcacatattttattttcttcaaaTCCATAACttgtataaatattttttgaatcAATTTCTATACATTCGTCTAgtaaatttatataaatatcttTTGAAGGTCctttataaaatatatgcctttttataaattctAAATTGATGTTCACATTTAATAACGTTTGAGATTCtggtaataatattatatgtgtTTTATTGGGCAGGTTTTTGTATAACCCTTCATACTTATTCaaaaatatgttaataaCTGGATGATTATTcattataaatttttataatccTATACTTCTTGTCCTTCAAAATTAAAATGGATGAGTAACTAAAAAAcattaatacatatatatataattataaatatatatataNNNNNNNNNNNNNNNNNNNNNNNNNNNNNNNNNNNNNNNNNNNNNNNNNNNNNNNNNNNNNNNNNNNNNNNNNNNNNNNNNNNNNNNNNNNNNNNNNNNNNNNNNNNNNNNNNNNNNNNNNNNNNNNNNNNNNNNNNNNNNNNNNNNNNNNNNNNNNNNNNNNNNNNNNNNNNNNNNNNNNNNNNNNNNNNNNNNNNNNNNNNNNNNNNNNNNNNNNNNNNNNNNNNNNNNNNNNNNNNNNNNNNNNNNNNNNNNNNNNNNNNNNNNNNNNNNNNNNNNNNNNNNNNNNNNNNNNNNNNNNNNNNNNNNNNNNNNNNNNNNNNNNNNNNNNNNNNNNNNNNNNNNNNNNNNNNNNNNNNNNNNNNNNNNNNNNNNNNNNNNNNNNNNNNNNNNNNNNNNNNNNNNNNNNNNNNNNNNNNNNNNNNNNNNNNNNNNNNNNNNNNNNNNNNNNNNNNNNNNNNNNNNNNNNNNNNNNNNNNNNNNNNNNNNNNNNNNNNNNNNNNNNNNNNNNNNNNNNNNNNNNNNNNNNNNNNNNNNNNNNNNNNNNNNNNNNNNNNNNNNNNNNNNNNNNNNNNNNNNNNNNNNNNNNNNNNNNNNNNNNNNNNNNNNNNNNNNNNNNNNNNNNNNNNNNNNNNNNNNNNNNNNNNNNNNNNNNNNNNNNNNNNNNNNNNNNNNNNNNNNNNNNNNNNNNNNNNNNNNNNNNNNNNNNNNNNNNNNNNNNNNNNNNNNNNNNNNNNNNNNNNNNNNNNNNNNNNNNNNNNNNNNNNNNNNNNNNNNNNNNNNNNNNNNNNNNNNNNNNNNNNNNNNNNNNNNNNNNNNNNNNNNNNNNNNNNNNNNNNNNNNNNNNNNNNNNNNNNNNNNNNNNNNNNNNNNNNNNNNNNNNNNNNNNNNNNNNNNNNNNNNNNNNNNNNNNNNNNNNNNNNNNNNNNNNNNNNNNNNNNNNNNNNNNNNNNNNNNNNNNNNNNNNNNNNNNNNNNNNNNNNNNNNNNNNNNNNNNNNNNNNNNNNNNNNNNNNNNNNNNNNNNNNNNNNNNNNNNNNNNNNNNNNNNNNNNNNNNNNNNNNNNNNNNNNNNNNNNNNNNNNNNNNNNNNNNNNNNNNNNNNNNNNNNNNNNNNNNNNNNNNNNNNNNNNNNNNNNNNNNNNNNNNNNNNNNNNNNNNNNNNNNNNNNNNNNNNNNNNNNNNNNNNNNNNNNNNNNNNNNNNNNNNNNNNNNNNNNNNNNNNNNNNNNNNNNNNNNNNNNNNNNNNNNNNNNNNNNNNNNNNNNNNNNNNNNNNNNNNNNNNNNNNNNNNNNNNNNNNNNNNNNNNNNNNNNNNNNNNNNNNNNNNNNNNNNNNNNNNNNNNNNNNNNNNNNNNNNNNNNNNNNNNNNNNNNNNNNNNNNNNNNNNNNNNNNNNNNNNNNNNNNNNNNNNNNNNNNNNNNNNNNNNNNNNNNNNNNNNNNNNNNNNNNNNNNNNNNNNNNNNNNNNNNNNNNNNNNNNNNNNNNNNNNNNNNNNNNNNNNNNNNNNNNNNNNNNNNNNNNNNNNNNNNNNNNNNNNNNNNNNNNNNNNNNNNNNNNNNNNNNNNNNNNNNNNNNNNNNNNNNNNNNNNNNNNNNNNNNNNNNNNNNNNNNNNNNNNNNNNNNNNNNNNNNNNNNNNNNNNNNNNNNNNNNNNNNNNNNNNNNNNNNNNNNNNNNNNNNNNNNNNNNNNNNNNNNNNNNNNNNNNNNNNNNNNNNNNNNNNNNNNNNTTAACATTGGAAACAAACTTTCTTCAGCTctctaaaaaaaaaaaaaaaaaaaaaaaatatgaaattaaaatgaaagaaagaaagaaaaatttatatatgataaaaaatattatttttatattacaaaaaagatgaacacataaacatatatatatatatatttatatatgtatataatatttataatttatttttctttttttttcgtaCCTGTTTATTTTCATGTCCTATATTGCTAATATTATTGATGTgatcatatttttcttcaGGATTATCATTTGAATTCTCTATcttacttttattattatgttgataattataacatGATACATGTCGTGAATTTTCAGGACTTGAATTGTATAACTGTGtcatattatttgtattaacTTGTGGCtgttcattattattaaaagtaTTCATTTGTGTTTGTCTTTTAATTTGTTCTATAGATTCAATACTTAATTTATAAGCTTCTTTTACTCCTCTTCTAATAACAGAATATGCTTTTCTATAAccattaatttttattctaaaacatttattagcttcatcatatattaatcCATCTACAAATTTACATTTGCTTACTTCTCTATTTATTCTCACATCTCTTTCTTCTAGAGTTTCATCAATTACTGGAGTGTAATTATAAGACTTATTTTCTGGctcataattatttaatgttttattattattaaagGTTTTTGTGTTTTCATCTTTTCCTTTATTATTCTCACTTCGACCTTCTATTACACCAAGATTGTTTACATAACTTCCGATAGATctatcattattattgttattattattataagtaATTTTATTACTATCTTCTCTATTTTTATCCTTAACattgttattattgttatcTTTACTATCGTGGTTAGAAGATATCAATTTATTTAGTATAGCATCATTGTCCTTTATATtcacattattattattattattattattattattattattattattattattattattatcattattattattattattattattattattattattattattatcattatcattattattattattattactaaCTAATTCACaatcattaatatatccATTTTTTCTAAAACCCAATCCAAGTGAACTTTCTGTATAAGCAGATGTTTTCAGATGTTTGTTTCCTAACTTATTATAATTGCTGTGACTATCAAAAAAGGATTGTTGTTTtactttattatttatcaATATATCATCATTCATAAAACGTTTTAACAAACTATTTGTGCTTGAAatatcctttttatttttattatccTCTATGTTgtttaattcattttttatttcttcattttttaaataataatcttGACTATTATTGAGATTGTCTActtcatatatatgtgtaggtgaataattatttataactCCATTATTACTTATGGCACTATTACtagaagaaatattttgaatatttaaGCTATTATTTAATGTATTACTATTGctaatattattatttatatgttgGCTCATTTTATTTACCCCAATATggttattattattattattattattattattaatttttgtgtcttttaaaaaatcaGATGAACCTACCTCGTTTATAAAATTGATAAGATTTGATTCTAACGCACtatcatattttaattgTCCAAAAGTATTATTACcatttttcattttattatcattatttttattattccATCTTTCGACGTCTTCCCCTTCCTCTTCTTCTTCTTGATTTTCAATATTGTTATAATGATCATCATAACATGAATTATTGGGTAGACCTTTTGAATCGttcttaatattattattattatttgtatcattattactattattatttatattattgcTTGCGAAATAGTCATGTTCTTTTTTAtctaaaaaataatcatatatatttgaactagtttttccttttacattaaaagaataatataaaccGCTACTATTACTTTCTTTGTCatttaatgaatataattctttatcaatattattaatattattattagaagaaaaggaacctttcttttttttctgatCATAATCATCATCTAGAGATGTCATTTCAGATATATTACTATAATTCAGTTTTTCAtctttaataataattgatccattttttgtattatatttataattactAGACATACTTGTACTTCTTTGAGGATAATATTTACCTTTATTGTTTTCTAGTATACGATTACGAAATTCAGCTGCTAATTTATATGCTTGATATACACCTCTTGTTCTAACACCAAATGATTTTCTGAAACCACAAACACTAACAGTCCAATAATTTCTTCTCTTATCAAAAAACATACCTTGTAATTTTGGTAATCTAGAAGCTtgatttaatatttcaCTTTTTGGTAATCTCATATTTACTCCTCCCtctaaaatattttcaagTTTCTCattacttttatttatagATACACTATTTTGATTTGAACACTTTTCAAAACttcttaatatttttgaattatCTGTATTATTTCCATCATCTTCctcatcatcatttttgttatattgTGACAATATTATGGTTTCTCCATCACTTGATGGTCCATTAATaatactattattattattattatgctgattattattatgatgatgattattattaatatttttaatatcatcaacatttaaatgatccaaattatattcattatttatatcgTTTGGTTCTTTCTTGATATCTCTAGGTATTCTACCATTTTCATGgtcaaataataatttatctttattataaaaatattcattattCTCTTGATCATATGTATCTTCATTCTTTCTGTTATTATTAGTACCCTTTTCACAATCAGAGGAATACACTTTACTACTATGATTATCATCATTTGtataatcattattattataagtattattatttatattattttcattgTAACTTAAATAATCCAGTTCAATTTTCCTCTTTccatattttatattattctctaatatattttcatcataattttctttttttacattgctatataattcattattttgataaGATAAAACATCAAGTTTgcttttatatatatcttcagtagttctttttttcttccttttttttgatgataatgataaatattGAGGCATTCCCTTTGAAATAAGTGTATCATTACTATTAGcataatttaaaaaagtaatatcatcattataataagagttttcattataaaatgtttCCATATTTTTGTGTTCATTcgaaatattattttcttttaagAAATGGTTTGTTTGTTTTTCTCCACtgttatataatacatCAGGACTTCttaatatatgtacattattcacattattttcatttgCATTTAAAGCATTTTGAGAGTCCATACCATTTTCTGcttcattatcattattgGTTTCTCCTACATTTCCTTGTTTAAcgttattataataatttgtttGTATATCATTCTCTTCTTGCAAATTTCCTTTTTTGTGATCACTCATAGTTGCTTCATTTTGTTGTTCtattattttatcaaattgaatatttttaataacatttttaatagACTGAGCAAATTCCTCTGAATTTGaatcaaaattatttgatTCTTTAACTTGTGAAAAATATTCACAAGCTTTATTATAAGACATAATAACATCATCGTTATAATCAGATATACTAAAAAAGCTAATTCTCAtgttttcatttttatctttaaaaaagactatccattttttcaatttatCTTCCCATATAATACCTCTTAACCATGGTTTTATACTATATGCTATTTTTGTTTCTTCACAAATATTACTTAATACATTTCTATTATATTCgaaataatttaattctttatatatatcatctAATTCTagattatttttttcttttataaaattggatatatcataaatattttcattatattctcttttttgtttgtttaGATATTCCATACAATCTATAAATGATTTATAAATACCATCTTCAAAGGAATAgattttcttttcattatcTTTATAAGATACAACAAAATGAAGATTTTGTAAGTCGTATGATATTTCAGGAATATGTGgaaatttatttaattcttttgatagataaaatataaaagaatttGTTCGAATTTTTatacaatatttatatccAATATCAATAccttcttttttttttatatgaatattttttgtaatttcATTGCCTTTATTATCCCATAATTTACACGTccacattttttttaacaaattCCATTGTATACCTTTTTTCCAAGGACACAATTGGAAAGCAATATCAttaaattcatttatagatgtatttatttctttatttatttcgttattaattatttgttcattatcatcattacTGTTTGGTGTATTATTATCtgtattcatattattatatatattctcATTATAATCATCTCTTTCTTTCTCTTTCTCTTTCTCTTCCTCTTCCTCTTTATCTTCCTCTTCCTTTTCATCCGAATcatttgaatttttttcaCCACTTATAATATCTCTATTTGTATCTTCTGAATTATTTGACATATCGTCATTTTTATTAGTATCTTCAATTTGGTCATTGTCTCTTTCTCCTATCATTTCATTATTTACAgtaatattttcatctagtttattttgtttcattttttttttcttcttctgttttttattaatttttccTTCATTATATGCCTCTGATACATTGTgttttttgtttgtttcTCCATTTTGatctttttcttcattatcGTCAACATCTAACTTGACTGTCAAATATTCATCATAATTAATAGAATCTTCTGAACCcttattaataattttatatatatttttaacataattttcctttttcatcatattgTTATAAGAATAATTCATGCAATgattattaaaattaatcaaattaaatttttcattcatagtcatattttttaaaatatttattccttttattattttttcattattatctacactattattattaagtATATTTCTTATCATTTGATTTAAATTTAGCATATTTTCATGATTTATGTTTTCATTAAGTtgatttctttttatttcttcatttttataatgttcgttatgtgtataatacttcatattatttttattattatataaaatgttattcatactattcatattattatctttttctttttttccTGCTAAATGatacatttttaattcatttaaatttttagATAATACTTCACCATTATCTAACAATCCGTTAGCTAATTTCTTgtatttttcattatctcctatatttgaataattattctttttacTACTTATACGTTTGCGATAATCATCGAATGACAATGCATCAAAATTTTCATCACCAAAAGGGATaccattattattaatatcattattattattaatattattattactaatattattattactaatactattattattgttgttgttaaatgcatttatattattattattaactAAGTTATTATCGATCCTTTTATTCATATTCATAATTTGATCATCTCCTTTTTGTTCAAGCATATTATTCTTtgattttctttttttttctcttttttcAAAAGGATCGTCTTCATTTGATAATTTGTTCATAGTACTTTGCTTCATTACACTATTTAAAAGATTGATATGTACACTTTTATCCTCATTAGTTAAATATTTTCCATTCAATAActgatatatattattttctgCTTCATCATGAAAAGgtttaaaataattattatttgtaatatttttatttttggACACATCCTTATTATTTATCCcttttttatcatttaa
It encodes the following:
- a CDS encoding transcription factor with AP2 domain(s); protein product: MMSDANKRQLRTRRKKTMNSLYYNSDYSNDISIEDSKSRLSGGKKSEGSSNKSKDATSSYNTKKYNLNNKNHKHSKSIMYHKNIIYSDEYMDNINEDNEEINENHLYDENNDNNMNDDMNENNIIDEDENENTNLVNIDDENVNDDNNNENNDNIEDMTNDMNNNVSHNNIINNDNSYNNQIDNTFLNINNKRKDEEHINNDDEYIHKSRDKKKSGSLVHIKNENTNKFEHNNKNKKDSVSANGSNKNNSNTSSSNNRSRHVPNNNEINYAKMAEKLPHVVGVRFDKSQNRWLSGICINGRCINRYFPVYKFGFEEARRLAIQHRKNFETANVGHLKKQQGEAKTSHLNLLNLNSQLPNDFKDIQGKNKLIFKYLSYDSIQKEWVVTYDYDNKVLVNKFPVDIYGYNNAYEMAVHCINKLNICNQEKLCKNINKQENSRGLQGDLLNNFNDNNNMNDNNNNILDNNNLIDNNNNNNNSHDNNNLNLYNNSSEHNNMCEDLSSFKIRKNKISKLINSAQANFLMNNQKSELPLNDILNNENIMNNLVHEKQKPNINNNNINKKLEELENMRKEDTMFLNDSSSYLSANDLKLLNGIKRLKTDNSPFNKQDDEFLLNYKNLNKYSSTMQNKNTYDILNDSNYNISQNEGMFSLNDKKGINNKDVSKNKNITNNNYFKPFHDEAENNIYQLLNGKYLTNEDKSVHINLLNSVMKQSTMNKLSNEDDPFEKREKKRKSKNNMLEQKGDDQIMNMNKRIDNNLVNNNNINAFNNNNNNSISNNNISNNNINNNNDINNNGIPFGDENFDALSFDDYRKRISSKKNNYSNIGDNEKYKKLANGLLDNGEVLSKNLNELKMYHLAGKKEKDNNMNSMNNILYNNKNNMKYYTHNEHYKNEEIKRNQLNENINHENMLNLNQMIRNILNNNSVDNNEKIIKGINILKNMTMNEKFNLINFNNHCMNYSYNNMMKKENYVKNIYKIINKGSEDSINYDEYLTVKLDVDDNEEKDQNGETNKKHNVSEAYNEGKINKKQKKKKKMKQNKLDENITVNNEMIGERDNDQIEDTNKNDDMSNNSEDTNRDIISGEKNSNDSDEKEEEDKEEEEEKEKEKERDDYNENIYNNMNTDNNTPNSNDDNEQIINNEINKEINTSINEFNDIAFQLCPWKKGIQWNLLKKMWTCKLWDNKGNEITKNIHIKKKEGIDIGYKYCIKIRTNSFIFYLSKELNKFPHIPEISYDLQNLHFVVSYKDNEKKIYSFEDGIYKSFIDCMEYLNKQKREYNENIYDISNFIKEKNNLELDDIYKELNYFEYNRNVLSNICEETKIAYSIKPWLRGIIWEDKLKKWIVFFKDKNENMRISFFSISDYNDDVIMSYNKACEYFSQVKESNNFDSNSEEFAQSIKNVIKNIQFDKIIEQQNEATMSDHKKGNLQEENDIQTNYYNNVKQGNVGETNNDNEAENGMDSQNALNANENNVNNVHILRSPDVLYNSGEKQTNHFLKENNISNEHKNMETFYNENSYYNDDITFLNYANSNDTLISKGMPQYLSLSSKKRKKKRTTEDIYKSKLDVLSYQNNELYSNVKKENYDENILENNIKYGKRKIELDYLSYNENNINNNTYNNNDYTNDDNHSSKVYSSDCEKGTNNNRKNEDTYDQENNEYFYNKDKLLFDHENGRIPRDIKKEPNDINNEYNLDHLNVDDIKNINNNHHHNNNQHNNNNNSIINGPSSDGETIILSQYNKNDDEEDDGNNTDNSKILRSFEKCSNQNSVSINKSNEKLENILEGGVNMRLPKSEILNQASRLPKLQGMFFDKRRNYWTVSVCGFRKSFGVRTRGVYQAYKLAAEFRNRILENNKGKYYPQRSTSMSSNYKYNTKNGSIIIKDEKLNYSNISEMTSLDDDYDQKKKKGSFSSNNNINNIDKELYSLNDKESNSSGLYYSFNVKGKTSSNIYDYFLDKKEHDYFASNNINNNSNNDTNNNNNIKNDSKGLPNNSCYDDHYNNIENQEEEEEGEDVERWNNKNNDNKMKNGNNTFGQLKYDSALESNLINFINEVGSSDFLKDTKINNNNNNNNNNHIGVNKMSQHINNNISNSNTLNNSLNIQNISSSNSAISNNGVINNYSPTHIYEVDNLNNSQDYYLKNEEIKNELNNIEDNKNKKDISSTNSLLKRFMNDDILINNKVKQQSFFDSHSNYNKLGNKHLKTSAYTESSLGLGFRKNGYINDCELVSNNNNNNDNDNNNNNNNNNNNNNNDNNNNNNNNNNNNNNNNNNVNIKDNDAILNKLISSNHDSKDNNNNNVKDKNREDSNKITYNNNNNNNDRSIGSYVNNLGVIEGRSENNKGKDENTKTFNNNKTLNNYEPENKSYNYTPVIDETLEERDVRINREVSKCKFVDGLIYDEANKCFRIKINGYRKAYSVIRRGVKEAYKLSIESIEQIKRQTQMNTFNNNEQPQVNTNNMTQLYNSSPENSRHVSCYNYQHNNKSKIENSNDNPEEKYDHINNISNIGHENKQRAEESLFPML